From one Lycium ferocissimum isolate CSIRO_LF1 chromosome 5, AGI_CSIRO_Lferr_CH_V1, whole genome shotgun sequence genomic stretch:
- the LOC132055229 gene encoding probable serine/threonine protein kinase IREH1, protein MVFKGRFFSSKKSDSSSPNSPRSSGSNSPIRSDNKKKGKSTSKDNSPSTPTPLSSFTSFRDKKKDGKGKESTSSSTPSKNNLEKFSTGEVKETAKLKKGVTDSKEGGATGTTGATSFPLSPIMASSLGLNKIKTRSGPLPQESFFGYGSRDKGNALGVSNLSKTGGDKPLSSGWGKKKDEKKSGRIDNVSNSDGTLKERSPLIPGPSRFHSGESSSGAGQFNSSWSHSGGLGGMDAYTPELKTSYECENPKESESPRFQAIMRVTSAPRKRFPADIKSFSHELNSKGVRPYPFWKPRGLNNLEVI, encoded by the exons ATGGTGTTCAAAGGTCGATTTTTTTCGTCCAAGAAATCGGATTCCTCTAGCCCAAATAGTCCAAGATCCAGTGGTTCCAATTCACCAATCCGATCCGATAATAAGAAAAAAGGTAAGTCTACTTCTAAGGACAACTCTCCAAGCACACCCACTCCATTGTCTAGTTTTACTAGCTTTAGagacaagaaaaaagatggTAAAGGTAAAGAAAGTACGAGTTCTTCTACTCCGAGTAAGAATAATCTAGAAAAATTCAGTACAGGGGAAGTTAAAGAAACGGCTAAGTTGAAGAAAGGTGTAACGGATAGTAAAGAAGGTGGGGCTACTGGGACTACTGGGGCTACTTCTTTTCCGTTGTCACCGATAATGGCGTCGTCGTTGGGTTTGAATAAAATTAAGACACGATCAGGGCCGTTGCCACAAGAGAGTTTTTTCGGGTATGGGAGTAGAGATAAAGGGAATGCTTTGGGTGTTAGTAATTTGTCGAAAACGGGTGGTGATAAGCCGTTGAGTTCTGGTTGGGGAAAGAAGAAGGATGAGAAGAAGTCGGGCCGGATAGATAATGTGAGTAATTCAGATGGTACATTGAAGGAACGAAGTCCGCTTATACCTGGTCCATCAAGGTTTCACAGTGGTGAATCATCTTCTGGAGCAG GGCAATTCAATTCATCTTGGAGCCATTCTGGAGGTCTCGGGGGCATGGATGCATATACTCCAGAATTGAAG ACATCTTATGAATGTGAAAACCCAAAGGAGTCTGAATCACCTCGCTTTCAAGCTATAATGCGGGTAACCAGTGCACCTAGGAAAAGGTTTCCTGCAGATATTAAAAGTTTTTCCCATGAACTTAATTCCAAAGGTGTACGGCCTTATCCATTCTGGAAGCCGCGAGGTTTAAATAATTTGGAGGTAATATAA